Proteins from one Neodiprion fabricii isolate iyNeoFabr1 chromosome 5, iyNeoFabr1.1, whole genome shotgun sequence genomic window:
- the LOC124182025 gene encoding apoptotic protease-activating factor 1, which yields MEEKHRNILLQVQPAIVRDLDYQNVLDTLVAENIITLASNEEILNAGNRELQIRKLLSHLPGRGPKAYSIFKEAMRLNYDWISKEMDELEENFDSVDSLDAPVGQNVPHPHLPAIPSLNVSRTRKMEQLRKGLEELKPSNYLALHALPGYGKSTLVSETLQDDDLATDLFQKEMYWIKFGSEQSVAENILTQLNMLFHRVRNLDLLTEPTSEDSLKYFLRHHFSKHNHALLILDDVNRREIIEAFDFGCKTLVLTTDTDILRGKKCDIIEMNEGFTPKESLALFAKAIGVDASELPKQARQIHEECKGMPLMIAMFSAQFEDVKESLIEGDKRADTWSYYLDALKKKKSAVLQESLDKLKAIFEMCINKLSKDEIHYYEMFAIFPEDVNITTKTLSIFWDLDPPEVDLIMSKFCKKSMAVRQWHVHLKTYIYGVHDLVLRHLRDKLTAESLINLHKTYVNKNFEACNGKLSNLPKDNYIYSYIGHHMEEGELLKKFPEVYLNFKFIEAKIYHIGPGDLLIDLKKYRKHITQESPELLDKVTDLEKFLVQQASTLAEYRRRNCLDLVQVALKHPYSGFVRDMAESLANERQSSLYLSHLKNNNQNLNSLSDELYMQVRSVAFTNEASVILIGNDMGEVVLWNCHDGHHVVFYGNNRDYSIRKIITPRNGEYFVSISEDGTAKLFDLSKQREFYMKTLNPRTRQKDWKTMYENDIHQDHSKFTFAVKDQKIMDISICSSSQKIAACTKNGNIMVWKWTGEVLIDQISMAGNSTLNCIVFTISSTKLHTVNLETGALTMYDATHGNYVTQCTLSSEMVKVISLLSVPGVANIMIGLLDKKLFSVTWKLDEITGYPTYNEFAELADESVTYTCAALTQDGRYVITADTGCSVTVHSLRNGYKTIKTYKKCVTSLDTQWLENERCHMICAGSRDTLVPMVHRWRFDPTENPVSQRLPLFDAIVESVEKNIIAVATSNRTVQIIQNDNVIAEAPSVNAKITNIMFFEDKNRVAYATEGGQIFLFDLKHKHCDQILQLSYSVRFMTILGIEEKNVIVCNNGPADLQIWEGPEDNQLIENSGSVIFSKYLKNVKHVLTVANEVAKLWDRKWRLRVKYVPTKMRKVSCCSLSDEENYLALANASGCLTICKLVPKKVGNTIAFQENTVQNLPDEITACNFSPNGTLLAVGMKRGKIMIIDGKSSKEIQLLDLHRRAVKQLYWGPSSLNEQILLSLSNEMAWWNISRIGESSSQNNIAGSNRQISQSYTDLTVSSNLNVTTDPNLPREPLKNSQSFQFSSVIQESENKSLNNNHDDATEEVSNSTGSAVSAYSSEQDTNEINGNGHNSPSFCWSDKRPKDFDTPGLLSVIKLDGNLATNVCISKNFKRFITIDGEGSIYNLAVIEKNGMNKHVTIS from the exons ATGGAAGAGAAACATCGGAATATCCTACTCCAAGTGCAACCAGCGATCGTCCGTGATCTCGACTATCAGAATGTCCTTGACACGCTGGTTGCAGAGAACATCATCACCTTGGCATCCAATGAAGAGATTCTTAATGCAGGAAATCGAGAGTTGCAAATCCGGAAGCTGCTATCTCACCTACCGGG ACGCGGTCCGAAGGCTTATTCCATATTTAAAGAAGCTATGCGACTAAATTATGATTGGATCAGCAAAGAAATGGATGAGCTCGAAGAGAATTTTGACAGTGTAGATTCATTAGATGCTCCCGTAGGACAAAACGTCCCACACCCGCATCTTCCTGCAATTCCATCGCTAAATGTGTCAAGGACAAGAAag ATGGAACAGTTGCGCAAAGGGCTGGAAGAGTTGAAACCAAGTAATTACCTGGCTCTCCATGCGCTGCCAGGATATGGTAAATCAACTTTGGTCAGTGAAACTTTACAGGACGATGATCTTGCTACTGATTTATTCCAG AAGGAAATGTACTGGATTAAATTTGGATCGGAACAATCAGTCGCAGAGAACATACTCACTCAGTTGAACATGCTTTTTCACCGAGTGAGAAATCTGGATCTGTTGACAGAACCGACTAGTGAAGACTCtctcaaatattttctgaGGCACCATTTTTCCAAACATAATCATGCCCTGTTAATACTGGACGATGTTAATCGGCGCGAAATTATCGAAGCATTTGATTTTGGATGCAAGACTCTTGTCTTGACAACTGACACAGACATactgagaggaaaaaaatgcgATATCATTGAG ATGAACGAGGGCTTCACCCCGAAAGAATCGCTTGCCTTGTTTGCCAAAGCTATCGGTGTCGATGCCTCGGAGCTGCCCAAACAGGCTCGCCAGATACACGAGGAATGCAAGGGAATGCCTCTTATGATCGCGATGTTTTCAGCCCAATTTGAAGATGTCAAAGAGAGTCTTATCGAAGGTGATAAAAGGGCTGACACGTGGTCTTACTACCTCGATGcattgaagaagaagaaatctgc CGTTTTGCAAGAGAGTCTCGACAAGTTGAAAGCGATATTCGAAATGTGCATAAATAAGCTTTCCAAAGACGAAATACATTACTATGAAATGTTTGCTATATTCCCTGAAGACGTGAACATCACAACAAAG ACATTGTCAATATTTTGGGATCTGGATCCACCAGAAGTCGATTTGATAATGtctaaattttgcaaaaaatcaaTGGCCGTGAGACAGTGGCATGTACATctaaaaacatatatatacggtGTTCACGACTTGGTGCTGCGTCACCTTCGAGACAAATTGACAGCAGAATCCTTAATAAATCTCCATAAGACttatgtgaataaaaattttgaggcATGCAACGGGAAATTGTCAAATCTCCCAAAGGACAATTACATCTATTCTTATATTGGACACCATATGGAAGAGGGAGAgttactaaaaaaatttccggaagtttatcttaattttaaattcatcgaGGCAAAAATCTACCATATCGGTCCTGGTGATCTtctaattgatttaaaaaagtaCAGAAAACACATTACCCAGGAATCTCCAGAGCTCTTGGATAAGGTTACAGATCTTGAGAAATTCCTCGTACAACAGGCCTCAACCCTCGCCGAATATCGAAGACGGAACTGCCTTGACCTTGTTCAAGTGGCCCTGAAACACCCATATTCGGGCTTTGTCAGAGACATGGCTGAGTCTCTGGCAAATGAGCGACAGAGCAGCCTCTATTTAAGCCATTTGAAGAACAACAATCAGAATTTGAATTCTCTGAGCGATGAATTATACATGCAGGTGCGATCTGTCGCTTTTACTAACGAAGCTAGTGTGATCCTCATAGGAAATGACATGGGAGAAGTTGTGTTGTGGAACTGCCACGACGGGCACCACGTTGTTTTTTATGGGAACAATAGGGATTATTCCATCCGAAAGATTATCACTCCGAGGAACGGAGAGTACTTTGTCTCTATTAGCGAAGACGGTACAGCAAAGTTATTCGATCTCAGCAAACAACGAGAGTTTTACATGAAAACTCTCAATCCTCGAACCAGGCAGAAGGACTGGAAAACAATGTACGAAAACGATATCCACCAGGATCACAGTAAATTTACTTTCGCAGTCAAGGATCAGAAAATTATGGATATTTCTATTTGCTCAAGTAGCCAGAAAATTGCTGCCTGTACCAAGAATGGGAACATCATG GTATGGAAGTGGACCGGCGAAGTTTTGattgatcaaatttcaatgGCAGG CAATTCAACGTTAAACTGCATTGTGTTCACGATATCCAGTACGAAACTTCATACAGTCAACCTAGAAACAGGAGCTTTGACTATGTATGACGCTACGCACGGCAATTACGTGACACAATGTACCCTCTCCTCTGAGATGGTAAAAGTGATATCACTCCTCTCTGTTCCGGGGGTTGCCAATATTATGATTGGCttgttggataaaaaattattttccgtcACCTGGAAACTTGACGAAATCACAGGCTATCCGACATATAACGAATTTGCCGAACTTGCCGATGAATCGGTGACATATACTTGCGCAGCGTTGACTCAAGATGGCCGGTACGTCATCACTGCGGACACTGGCTGCTCCGTTACTGTTCACAGTCTTCGAAACGGatataaaacaataaaaacgtACAAGAAATGTGTTACTAGCCTTGATACTCAGTGGCTAGAGAATGAACGCTGTCACATG ATCTGTGCCGGCAGTCGTGATACACTTGTGCCAATGGTCCACAGGTGGAGATTTGACCCTACGGAGAATCCTGTTTCTCAAAG ACTGCCCCTGTTTGACGCAATTGTCGAAtcagttgagaaaaatattattgctgTAGCGACATCCAATAGAACAGTGCAGATTATTCAAAATGACAATGTTATCGCCGAGGCACCATCGGTTAACGCGAAGATAACTAATATAATGTTTTTTGAAGACAAAAATCGAGTCGCTTATGCGACTGAAGGGGGTCAAATATTCTTGTTTGACTTAAAACACAAACATTGTGATCAAATATTGCAATTGTCGTATTCCGTGAGATTTATGACTATACTCGGAATCGAGGAGAAAAATGTAATCGTGTGCAATAATGGACCCGCGGATTTGCAG ATCTGGGAGGGTCCTGAGGATAAccaattaattgaaaatagcgGATCTGTgatattttccaaatatttaaaaaacgtGAAACACGTGTTAACCGTAGCCAACGAAGTTGCAAAACTATGGGACCGGAAATGGCGGCTTCGAGTTAAGTACGTGCCGACAAAGATGCGTAAAGTGAGCTGCTGCTCTCTCAGCGACGAGGAGAATTATTTAGCACTAGCCAACGCCTCGGGATGTCTCACTATTTGCAAACTGGTGCCTAAGAAAGTTGGTAACACTATAGCGTTTCAAGAAAATACCGTCCAAAATTTGCCTGATGAAATAACAGCCTGTAATTTTTCACCCAACGGAACTTTACTCGCTGTCGGAATGAAAAGGGGTAAAATTATG ATAATTGATGGAAAATCTAGTAAGGAGATACAACTATTAGATCTCCATCGTCGAGCTGTAAAACAGCTATATTGGGGACCTTCGAGCCTCAACGAACAGATTCTTCTCTCTTTGAGCAACGAGATGGCCTGGTGGAACATATCTCGAATTGGTGAAAGCTCGTCGCAGAATAATATAGCAGGTTCTAATCGACAAATTAGTCAAAGCTACACAGACCTGACGGTTTCGTCTAATTTGAATGTAACCACTGATCCCAATTTACCTCGCGAGCCTTTGAAGAATAGCCAAAGTTTTCAATTCAGTAGCGTTATAcaagaatctgaaaataaatccTTGAACAACAACCATGATGATGCTACTGAAGAGGTATCAAATTCAACTGGCAGTGCGGTTTCAGCTTATTCGTCGGAACAGGACACAAATGAGATTAACGGCAATGGTCACAACTCTCCTTCCTTCTGTTGGTCTGATAAACGGCCAAAAGATTTCGATACACCCGGTTTGTTGAGCGTTATTAAACTTGACGGTAATTTAGCGACTAATGTATGCATTTCAAAAAACTTTAAAAGGTTCATTACCATTGATGGCGAAGGCTCAATTTATAACCTGgctgttattgaaaaaaacggAATGAATAAACATGTCACCATTTCATAA
- the LOC124182026 gene encoding apoptotic protease-activating factor 1-like, translating into MEQLRKGLEELKPSNYLALHALPGYGKSTLVSETLQDDDLATDLFQKEMYWIKFGSEQSVAENILTQLNMLFHRVRNLDLLTEPTSEDSLKYFLRHHFSKHNHALLILDDVNRREIIEAFDFGCKTLVLTTDTDILRGKKCDIIEMNEGFTPKESLALFAKAIGVDASELPKQARQIHEECKGMPLMIAMFSAQFEDVKESLIEGDKRADTWSYYLDALKKKKSAVLQESLDKLKAIFEMCINKLSKDEIHYYETFAIFPEDC; encoded by the exons ATGGAACAGTTGCGCAAAGGGCTGGAAGAGTTGAAACCAAGTAATTACCTGGCTCTCCATGCGCTGCCAGGATATGGTAAATCAACTTTGGTCAGTGAAACTTTACAGGACGATGATCTTGCTACTGATTTATTCCAG AAGGAAATGTACTGGATTAAATTTGGATCGGAACAATCAGTCGCAGAGAACATACTCACTCAGTTGAACATGCTTTTTCACCGAGTGAGAAATCTGGATCTGTTGACAGAACCGACTAGTGAAGACTCtctcaaatattttctgaGGCACCATTTTTCCAAACATAATCATGCCCTGTTAATACTGGACGATGTTAATCGGCGCGAAATTATCGAAGCATTTGATTTTGGATGCAAGACTCTTGTCTTGACAACTGACACAGACATactgagaggaaaaaaatgcgATATCATTGAG ATGAACGAGGGCTTCACCCCGAAAGAATCGCTTGCCTTGTTTGCCAAAGCTATCGGTGTCGATGCCTCGGAGCTGCCCAAACAGGCTCGCCAGATACACGAGGAATGCAAGGGAATGCCTCTTATGATCGCGATGTTTTCAGCCCAATTTGAAGATGTCAAAGAGAGTCTTATCGAAGGTGATAAAAGGGCTGACACGTGGTCTTACTACCTCGATGcattgaagaagaagaaatctgc CGTTTTGCAAGAGAGTCTCGACAAGTTGAAAGCGATATTCGAAATGTGCATAAATAAGCTTTCCAAAGACGAAATACATTACTATGAAACGTTTGCTATATTCCCTGAAGACTGTTAG